A stretch of Mastomys coucha isolate ucsf_1 unplaced genomic scaffold, UCSF_Mcou_1 pScaffold3, whole genome shotgun sequence DNA encodes these proteins:
- the Wasf1 gene encoding wiskott-Aldrich syndrome protein family member 1 isoform X2 yields MPLVKRNIDPRHLCHTALPRGIKNELECVTNISLANIIRQLSSLSKYAEDIFGELFNEAHSFSFRVNSLQERVDRLSVSVTQLDPKEEELSLQDITMRKAFRSSTIQDQQLFDRKTLPIPLQETYDVCEQPPPLNILTPYRDDGKEGLKFYTNPSYFFDLWKEKMLQDTEDKRKEKRKQKKNLDRPHEPEKVPRAPHDRRREWQKLAQGPELAEDDADLLHKHIEVANGPASHFETRPQTYVDHMDGSYSLSALPFSQMSELLTRAEERVLVRPHEPPPPPPMHGAGDAKPTPTCISSATGLIENRPQSPAAGRTPVFVSPTPPPPPPPLPSALSTSSLRASMTSTPPPPVPPPPPPPATALQAPAVPPPPAPLQIAPGVLHPAPPPIAPPLVQPSPPVARAAPVCETVPVHPLPQGEVQGLPPPPPPPPLPPPGIRPSSPVTVAALAHPPSGLHPTPSTAPGPHAPLMPPSPPSQVLPASEPKRHPSTLPVISDARSVLLEAIRKGIQLRKVEEQREQEAKHERIENDVATILSRRIAVEYSDSEDDSEFDEVDWLE; encoded by the exons GTAAGTATGCTGAAGACATATTTGGAGAACTATTCAATGAAGCACACAGTTTCTCCTTCAGAGTTAACTCATTGCAAGAACGCGTGGACCGATTGTCTGTTAGTGTCACACAGCTTGATCCTAAGGAGGAAGAAC TGTCTTTGCAAGATATAACGATGAGAAAGGCTTTCCGGAGCTCTACAATTCAAGATCAGCAGCTTTTCGACCGCAAGACTTTGCCTATCCCATTGCAAGAAACATATGATGTGTGCGAGCAACCTCCGCCTCTCAATATCCTCACTCCCTACAG GGACGATGGTAAGGAGGGGCTCAAGTTTTACACCAATCCTTCATATTTCTTTGATCTATGGAAAGAAAAGATGTTGCAAGATACAGAGgataagaggaaggagaagagaaagcagaag AAAAATCTAGACCGTCCTCATGAACCAGAGAAAGTGCCAAGAGCGCCTCATGACAGGCGGCGGGAATGGCAGAAGCTGGCCCAAGGTCCAGAGCTGGCCGAAGATGATGCTGATCTCCTACACAAGCATATTGAAGTTGCTAATGGCCCAGCCTCtcactttgagacaag GCCACAGACCTACGTGGACCACATGGATGGATCGTACTCGCTCTCTGCCTTACCCTTCAGTCAGATGAGTGAGCTTCTCACCAGGGCTGAGGAAAGGGTGTTAGTCAGACCCCATGAACCACCGCCACCTCCACCAATGCATGGAGCAGGAGATGCTAAGCCCACACCCACCTGTATCAG TTCTGCTACAGGTCTGATAGAAAATCGCCCCCAGTCCCCAGCTGCAGGCAGAACACCCGTGTTCGTGAGCCccactcccccacctcctccaccacctcttcCATCTGCCTTGTCAACTTCTTCACTAAGAGCGTCAATGACCTCAACACCTCCCCCACCCGTGCCTCCCCCGCCGCCTCCCCCAGCCACTGCTTTGCAGGCCCCAGCAGTGCCCCCACCCCCGGCTCCTCTTCAGATTGCCCCTGGTGTTCTTcacccagctcctcctccaaTTGCTCCTCCTCTAGTCCAGCCCTCTCCCCCAGTAGCCAGAGCTGCCCCAGTATGTGAGACTGTACCAGTTCACCCACTCCCACAAGGCGAGGTGCAGGGgctgcctccacccccaccaccgCCTCCTCTACCTCCACCTGGCATTCGGCCATCATCTCCTGTCACAGTTGCAGCTCTTGCTCATCCTCCCTCTGGGCTCCATCCAACTCCATCTACTGCCCCAGGTCCCCATGCTCCATTAatgcctccatctcctccatcacAAGTCCTACCTGCCTCTGAGCCAAAGCGCCATCCGTCCACCCTGCCTGTAATCAGTGACGCAAGGAGTGTGCTGCTGGAAGCCATCCGGAAAG GTATTCAGCTTCGCAAAGTGGAAGAGCAGCGTGAACAGGAAGCTAAGCATGAGCGGATTGAAAACGACGTTGCCACCATCCTGTCTCGCCGCATTGCTGTGGAGTACAGTGACTCGGAAGATGACTCAGAGTTCGATGAAGTAGACTGGCTGGAGTAA
- the Wasf1 gene encoding wiskott-Aldrich syndrome protein family member 1 isoform X1 codes for MPLVKRNIDPRHLCHTALPRGIKNELECVTNISLANIIRQLSSLSKYAEDIFGELFNEAHSFSFRVNSLQERVDRLSVSVTQLDPKEEELSLQDITMRKAFRSSTIQDQQLFDRKTLPIPLQETYDVCEQPPPLNILTPYRDDGKEGLKFYTNPSYFFDLWKEKMLQDTEDKRKEKRKQKQKNLDRPHEPEKVPRAPHDRRREWQKLAQGPELAEDDADLLHKHIEVANGPASHFETRPQTYVDHMDGSYSLSALPFSQMSELLTRAEERVLVRPHEPPPPPPMHGAGDAKPTPTCISSATGLIENRPQSPAAGRTPVFVSPTPPPPPPPLPSALSTSSLRASMTSTPPPPVPPPPPPPATALQAPAVPPPPAPLQIAPGVLHPAPPPIAPPLVQPSPPVARAAPVCETVPVHPLPQGEVQGLPPPPPPPPLPPPGIRPSSPVTVAALAHPPSGLHPTPSTAPGPHAPLMPPSPPSQVLPASEPKRHPSTLPVISDARSVLLEAIRKGIQLRKVEEQREQEAKHERIENDVATILSRRIAVEYSDSEDDSEFDEVDWLE; via the exons GTAAGTATGCTGAAGACATATTTGGAGAACTATTCAATGAAGCACACAGTTTCTCCTTCAGAGTTAACTCATTGCAAGAACGCGTGGACCGATTGTCTGTTAGTGTCACACAGCTTGATCCTAAGGAGGAAGAAC TGTCTTTGCAAGATATAACGATGAGAAAGGCTTTCCGGAGCTCTACAATTCAAGATCAGCAGCTTTTCGACCGCAAGACTTTGCCTATCCCATTGCAAGAAACATATGATGTGTGCGAGCAACCTCCGCCTCTCAATATCCTCACTCCCTACAG GGACGATGGTAAGGAGGGGCTCAAGTTTTACACCAATCCTTCATATTTCTTTGATCTATGGAAAGAAAAGATGTTGCAAGATACAGAGgataagaggaaggagaagagaaagcagaag CAGAAAAATCTAGACCGTCCTCATGAACCAGAGAAAGTGCCAAGAGCGCCTCATGACAGGCGGCGGGAATGGCAGAAGCTGGCCCAAGGTCCAGAGCTGGCCGAAGATGATGCTGATCTCCTACACAAGCATATTGAAGTTGCTAATGGCCCAGCCTCtcactttgagacaag GCCACAGACCTACGTGGACCACATGGATGGATCGTACTCGCTCTCTGCCTTACCCTTCAGTCAGATGAGTGAGCTTCTCACCAGGGCTGAGGAAAGGGTGTTAGTCAGACCCCATGAACCACCGCCACCTCCACCAATGCATGGAGCAGGAGATGCTAAGCCCACACCCACCTGTATCAG TTCTGCTACAGGTCTGATAGAAAATCGCCCCCAGTCCCCAGCTGCAGGCAGAACACCCGTGTTCGTGAGCCccactcccccacctcctccaccacctcttcCATCTGCCTTGTCAACTTCTTCACTAAGAGCGTCAATGACCTCAACACCTCCCCCACCCGTGCCTCCCCCGCCGCCTCCCCCAGCCACTGCTTTGCAGGCCCCAGCAGTGCCCCCACCCCCGGCTCCTCTTCAGATTGCCCCTGGTGTTCTTcacccagctcctcctccaaTTGCTCCTCCTCTAGTCCAGCCCTCTCCCCCAGTAGCCAGAGCTGCCCCAGTATGTGAGACTGTACCAGTTCACCCACTCCCACAAGGCGAGGTGCAGGGgctgcctccacccccaccaccgCCTCCTCTACCTCCACCTGGCATTCGGCCATCATCTCCTGTCACAGTTGCAGCTCTTGCTCATCCTCCCTCTGGGCTCCATCCAACTCCATCTACTGCCCCAGGTCCCCATGCTCCATTAatgcctccatctcctccatcacAAGTCCTACCTGCCTCTGAGCCAAAGCGCCATCCGTCCACCCTGCCTGTAATCAGTGACGCAAGGAGTGTGCTGCTGGAAGCCATCCGGAAAG GTATTCAGCTTCGCAAAGTGGAAGAGCAGCGTGAACAGGAAGCTAAGCATGAGCGGATTGAAAACGACGTTGCCACCATCCTGTCTCGCCGCATTGCTGTGGAGTACAGTGACTCGGAAGATGACTCAGAGTTCGATGAAGTAGACTGGCTGGAGTAA